In the genome of Methylomagnum ishizawai, the window CCGGATCGGTCCGTCCTCCCCGGCGGGATGCCAGAACCACCACGCCTCCGAGGCCAGCACGCCGCCGAATAGGACCAGGCCGGCCCATTTGAGGAGCGCCCCGGCCCACCCGGCGCGGCGTTCCGCCATCAGAGCGCGTCCCCGACGCCGGGGAGGATTTGGAACAGGGTACTGAAGCCACTGATCTCGAACACATCGCGCAAGGTGGAATTCAAGGCGCACAGCTTCAGGGAGCCTTCGGGCGGGAGCCGCTTGGCCGCGACCAGGAACACCCGCAACCCCGCGCTGCTGATGTATACGACCTGCCCCAGATCGAAGACCAGACGCGATGCGCCGCCTTCGATCAAGTCCAGGCATTGCTGCTCCAGGTGCTTGGCGCTGGCGGCGTCGATGCGGCCTTCCAAGGCGATGACCAGGGTTTCGCCCGTTTGGGACGTGGCAATGTTCAACATGTTGTCCTCGTGATGGGTAGATGATGGAACGCGCCCGGCAGGTCCGGGACACGGCTTAATCGTTGAAAATCAACCTCAGTTCGCAATCCCCATGGCCGTGGCCTTCCATGCCGCGCACCCGGACGCCATCGGCCAAGCGCCGCAGCATATAGCCCGCCATACGTAGGACCGCGTCGTTCTCGTCGTCGAGCATGTCCTCGTGGCTGGGCGGATGCATGGACAAGGGCACCAGCGAACCGTGGTAATACAGCACCACCGCGAAGCTGTACTCGTTGAAGATGGTTTCCATTTCAATCAGGGCGGGCCGGTCGCCACCGCCGGACATCACAGCGTGTTCGGTGAGGATTTCGAACGCCTGCCAAGTGGCGTATTCGGCCCGGCGCACCACCTCGGCCCGCGCCCCCCAGCTTTTGCCCTGGCGTTCGAGGAAGGCCACCACCTCGTCCAGCGAACCCTGGTGGGCGTCGATGACCAAGCGCCTGCAGGTGTGGTCGCCGATGCGGAATATGGCCGACAGCAACACCGCGCCCAGCACGCCCAGCCCCACGCCGGAGAACAACAAGGATCGCATGGATTCGGGCACCAGATTTAAAAACAGGGATTTCAAGGGATCGAAGCTGAAACCCAGGATCAAGGCGATGCCCACGGTGAGGATTTTGCGGTTATCCAGCAGGCGCGAGGCGATGACTTGCAACCCCGCCATGATGGTGAAGGACGCCAGGAAGATCAGCGCCGCCCCCATCACCGGCTCGGGCAGGATTTCCCAGAACAGGATGGCCTTGGGCATGAAAGCCAAACCAACCATGATACCCGCCAGCCAGAACGCCAGATAGCGGCTGGTGCAACCGGTCGCCGCCGCCAAGCCCACCGCCCCGCCGCTGGAGGTGAGCGGCAGGCCGTTCAAGAAGGAATTGATGATATTGGTCAGGCCCTCGGCGTAGATGCCTTGCTTGAGCAATTCCGGGTCGGGGCGCTTCCAATCGGCGTCGTTGAAGCGCTGCGCCGCCACCAAGGCACCGAAGCCATGCAAAGCCAGGAACAAGCCGGTCAGAAGGGCGGGCAGCACCGCGCCGCCGTCGAGCTGCCAGCCGATATTCATGGGCCGGGGCAGATAGAACAAAGGCGCATCGATGAACTTCTCCCAGGCTTCCATGGGAATCGCCCCGCTGAACCAGGAACCCAGGAAGCCGGCCGACAAGCCCAAAAACGCCGAAACCAAGCGCAGGAAACCGCTGGACCAAACGTTGCATAGGATCATGGTGCCCAGGGTCAAGAGGAACAACAGGCCGTCGCGGGGACCGGGGGTGGCGTCGGTGCCGGTTTCCAGCAAGAGTTTCATGCCATTCGAGCCTAGGCCCAGCCCGATCAGCATCACCGCGACCCCGGCCACCTGCACCGTGAATACCCCGCGCATCCTAGCGAACAACAGGGCGAACGCCATCTGGAACAAGCCCACCATGCACACCGCCCCGAACACCGCCCCCAAACCGCCGCTGGACTTGGCGACCAGCAAGGCGGCGAAGGTGGAGGAAGTCGCCTGCACCGGACAGAACAAGCCGGAGCCGATGCCCCACAACTTGGCCGCTTGCAGCGCCACCCCGATGCCCGAACCCAGCAAGGTGGCGGAAATCAATTGCAGGGATTGCTCGTGGTCCAGGTCCAGCACCCGCCCGAACAAGGGCGACACCACCAGATAAACAGCCAGGAACGAAATCTGCTGCAAAGCCAGCATCAAGGCCAGCCGGGGCGGTGGCCGGTCTTGGGTCCAGTAGACGATATTGTCGGGCTTACGCATCAATCCAACACGGGCAGGAAGGTCGTATTGGCGGCGTCGGTGGCCCAAAGGTCGCCGGTTTCGAGATCGAACCACCAGCCCCACAGGCTCAACTCCCCGGCGTCGATGCGCTCCTTGAGCCAAGGATAGGTGGCGAGATTGGCCAGCGAACCGCGAATGGCGGCGCGTTCCACCAGATGCTGATGTTCGCGCAGGCTTCCGATATCCAATTCGCGGACTTCTTCACCCCCGCTGTCCTCGCCGCCGCTCAAAGGCTTCATCACATAATTGCAGCAGGCATCCATGGCGATGGAAACCCAGCCGCCGATGAAATCACGCGGCAGCGGCTGGCCCGCGAAGCCGCTCAGAAAGGCTTTGATGCCGCCGCAATGGGCATGGCCCAGCACCACGATATGCTTGACCTTGAGGTCGCGCACCGCGTATTCGATGGCCGAACGCGCCCCGTCGTACTTGCCTTCCAGGCTGTAGGGCGGCACCAGGTTGGCGACATTGCGCACCACGAACAATTCACCTGGCGCGGCCCCGGTCAACAAGGCCGGATCGACGCGGGAATCGCTGCACGCGATCAACAGCACCTCGGGATGCTGGCCGTATTCGACCAAACCCCGCATCTTGTCCGGTTCCTGCCGGTAAAAGCGCTGCTGGAATCCCTGAATGCCCTCGAAAAGCTTGGCTAATGCCGGATCGGTGAATTCTTGCATGACGGCCTGATTATGGGTTTACTGTTGACGAGCGGCGGGCGGGAACCCCGCCGGATACGGCTGCTGCCGACATTGTGCCTGTACGACCGCCTGGGAGACAATCTCCCGTCGCGATAGACTCCACCCACCCTAGCGCCCAACATGCCCAACACCCCCAACGGCAGCGCCGCCCCCGCCCAACTCAAGCTCAACCTGCGCCCGGACACGGCGGAACTGGAACCCCTGGCGCTGGCGGTGGAAGCCTTCGGCGCGGACCGGGATTGGTCCCCCGCCCTCATCATGCAAATCAATCTGGTGCTGGAAGAAATCATCGTCAACACCATCGATTACGGCTATCCCGATGGCCGGGCCGGCCAGATCGAGGTCGTGCTAGAGGCCGACGCCACCGCCATCCATATCCAGATCGAGGACGACGCCGATGCCTTCGACCCCTTCGCCGAAGCGCCCCGCCCCGATATCGCGGCGGTGTTGGCCGACCGGCCCATCGGCGGCCTGGGCGTGCATTTGGTCCGCCATTACATGGACGTTTGCGCCTATCGCCGCGCCCCTGGCCGCAACCTGATTTCCCTGGTCAAGCGGCTGCCTTCCCCAGCCTCCGCGGCCTAATTCCGATGTTGCTGCTGTTATTCAAACTCGGGGCACGGCGCTACGCCCTGGACGCCATGGCCGTGGCCCAAGTCCTGCCGGTGCCGACCCTGGAACCCGCCCCGCCCGGTCCCCACGGCTTGGCCGGCCTGCTGCGCTACCGGGGAGGACTGGTGCCGGTGCTGGACCTCCGGCAAATCGCGGAGGGCGAACCTTGCGCCCCGGCCCTGAGCAGCCGGGTGATCCTGGTGGGCGGACGTGATGGTTTGCTGGGACTCCTGGCCGAACACGTCACCGATACCGCGCATCTGGACGCCGCCCATCAATTGGCGGCCATCGCCCGCCAATCCAGCCCGGATTGGCTGGACCCCACCCTTTACGAAGACGAGGAAGGCTTGGCACAGCGGGTGCATTGGGCCGCGCTGCTGACGCCGGAACTGCGGGCCTTGGCCGGCCCGGAGCCCGACCCGCCATGACACCGAACGACCGTGCTTGCCTACGCGCTTGGCTGGAACGGGAGTTCGGCCTGGACGCCGACACCCTGGGACCGGACGCGCCGGACTTGGCGCTAGCCGCCCGCCGCGCCGCCACCGGCCTGGACAGGGATGCGGATTATCTCCGGCTGTGGCGGCGCGACCCGCTGGAACGGCAGGCTTGGTTGGAACAATTGCTGGTGGGCGAAACCTGGTTTTTCCGGGAACGGGGCGCATTCGGCCTGTTACGCCAACACGCCGGGGCGCTGGCGCGGACGGAGCGCCCGCTGCGCGTCCTCTGCCTGCCCTGCGCCAGCGGCGAAGAGGCTTGGTCCATCGCCATCACCCTGCGCCAAGCCGGGCTGGATGCGGACAGCGCCCGCGTCGTCGCCATGGACGCGAGCCATGCCGCCCTGGACGCCGCCCGCCGCGGCCATTACGGCCTCCGCGCCTTGCGTGGACTCGATCCGCGGCAATGGACGGAATATCTCCTACCCGCAGCGGAAGGCCGTTTCCGGGTGGCGGAATCCTTGCGCGGCATGGTGGATTTCGTGGCGGGCAACGCCCTGGACGCCGCGACTCTGCGGCAATACGCCCCGTTCGACCTGATATTCTGCCGCAACATGATGATTTATATGAGCGTGGCGGGCCGGGTCCAATTGTGCCGGTCACTGGCGGACTGCCTAGCGGCGGACGGGCTGTTGTTCCTGGGCCATGCCGAAACGCCACCGGAACCCGCCGCCTGGGTCCGCCATGGCGACAGCGGGGCGTTCGCTTGGCGCAAAGCCACGACCCAGCCCCGCAGCCCGGATGCGGCGCGGCGGAATCCGGGGCAACCGCCCGTCGATCCCCCCCCCGGTTTCCGTTCCACGCCCGCCGGGCTACACGACACCTCCCCAGCCCCAAGGATCGCGCCACCCAATCCACCCCCTCCCCTCCTGCACACGGCCCGCAGCCTCGCCAACCAAGGCGCTTACCAGGACGCCCTGCGCCTCCTGGAACAAGCCGTCGCGCAATCCCCGCTCGATCCCGACATACACGCCCTGCTCGGCATCCTCCACGACCAGCAGAACCAGCCGGAACGGGCAGCGCTGCATTTCCGCCGCGCCCTCTACCTCGCCCCCGGCCACACCGAAAGTCTCGCCCACCTCGCCCTGCTGCAAGAACGCCGCGGCCAGCGGGCGGAGGCCGAACGGCTACGGCAACGCCTACGCCAGGCGGTCGGGCCATGACCCACCGCCTGGCCCTGGCCGAAAGCCAATGCTGGAAACGCATCGGCATCCACGGCGACCGCAGCTGCGAGGAATTGGAATATTGCGTCCATTGCCGTTCCTGCCCGGTCTACCATCTGGCCGGACGCCGCCTGCTGGACCGCCCCATCCCGGCGGAATACCGGGAGGAATGGCGGCGGCGCCTGGCCGAAATCCCGGAAACCCCGGACCCCGATAGCCTGGGCTTGATGGTGTTCCGGGTGGCGGGCCATTGGCTGGCCCTGCCCTCGTCCTGCCTGGACGCGACCTTGAATCCCGCCCCGGTCCGCAAAATCCCGCATCGCGGCCACCGCCATTTCCTGGGATTGGTCAACGCCCAGGGCGAATTGCAATTGTGCTTCACCCTGGAACACCTGCTCGATCCCCATGGTGCCGAAACCACCGGAAACCCAGCCCCGACCGGCACGGGCCGGGCTTTTCCCCGCTTGCTGGTCATCAAGGTCCGGGGCCAGCGCTGGGCCTTCCCCGCCGACGAGGTGCTGGGCATCGAACGCCAGCCCCGCGCCCGCCTGCAACCCCCGCCCGCCCATCTGCGCCTCGCGCCCGACCACCCGGTCACGGCCCTGTGCGAGTTGGAAGGGCTCAGGGTCAGCCTGCTGGACCCGGAACGCTTGGCAGCCCGCTTCGCCGAGGCGGTGCGGTGAGCGCCCCGGACGCCTTCCTGCTGGAATTGTTCCGCGAGGAAATGGCGGCCCACACGGCGGCACTGACCGAAGGCCTGCTCACCCTGGAACGCGGCGCGGGCGCGACGACCGAGCCTTTGATGCGGGCCGCCCATTCGATCAAGGGCGCGGCGCGGGTGGTGGACCTGCTCCCGGCGGAGCGCATCGCCCACCATATGGAAGACGTGTTCGTGGCGCTGGAGGAGCGACGTTTAACGCTGGACGCCGGGGCCATCGATACCTTGTTGCAAGCGGTGGATTGGTTGCTGGGACTCAGCCTGGTGGACGGCGGCGAACTGCCGGACTGGCTGGACCACCACGCCGAGGCGGCGGAAGCCTGGAGCGGGCGCATCGCGGCCCTGCTCAATCCCCCCGAGACCCCGGCCCCACCGCCGGACGCCGACCCGCCGCAAGCCGCCAACCTCGCGCCGGAAGCCGAAGCGCCACCGCCCACCGCCGCCCCCGGCCCAGCCCTACCGAACCCACCCCACCGGCCCAACCACCCAACGACGGCACCGCGCCCGACCGGGCCGTCAAGGTGACGGCGGACACCCTGAGCCAACTGCTGGGCTACGCCGCCGAAGCCCTGCTGGAAGCCCAGCGCCTCGAACCCCTGGTCCGCGCCGGGCAAAACCTGAAAAAACTCAGCCAATGCTTGGCCGGGACGCTGGACTCGGACCCGGCCAGCGCCAAACACCTCCTCCGCGAACTGGACAATGCCTTGGACCGGCAGGACGCGGCCCTACGCGAAATCTCCAGCCGCGGCATCCATCTGGCCGAACAACTGCACCGCACCGTGCTGAGCAGCCGGATGCGGCCTTTCGCCGACGGCGTCCAAGGTTTTCCCCGCTTGGTGCGCGATCTGGCCCGCCAACTCGGTAAGCAAGCCCGCCTCGACCTGATGGGGCTGGGCACGCGGGTGGACCGCGACGTACTGGACAAGCTGGACGCCCCGCTCAACCACCTGCTACGCAACGCCCTGGACCACGGCCTGGAATCCCCGGAAGAGCGGGAAGCCCAGGGTAAACCCACCGAAGGCCGCATCGTCCTGGAAGCCCACCACCGTGCCGGGCGCCTGGTGGTCTCAGTGCGGGACGATGGCCGCGGCGTCGATCTCGCCCAACTCCGCGCCCGCATCGTCGAGCGCGGCCTGGTGACCCAGGATATGGCGGCGCGGCTCAGCCCGGCTGAACTCTACGATTTCCTGTTCCTGCCGGGACTCAGCACCCGCGACAGCGTGACCGAAATCTCCGGGCGCGGCGTCGGCCTGGACGTGGTGCAGACCATGGTGCATGGCTTCGGCGGCTCCTTGAAAGTCGGTTCGGAACCGGGCCGGGGCACCCGCTTCGAGTTGGTCCTGCCCGCCACCCGCTCGGTGTCGCGAGTGCTGCGGGTGGATATCGCGGGCGAGGCCTTCGCCCTGCCCCTGGCCCGCATCGACCAAGCCTTGCGCCTGTCCAGCCAGCAGTTGTATTGCCTGGGCGGCTATTATTTCTTTCCGGGCGCGGGCGAAAACATCGCCCTGGTCTCGGCCCGCGCCTTGCTCGCCCTGGATGAAGCACCCCTGCCCGAAGGTGAGTTGTCCTTGGTCCTAATCGGCGACGGCGAGCAGCGCTATGCTTTGGAGGTCGATGCGCTGCGCGGCGAATGCGAACTGGTGGCCCGGCCCTTGGACCCGCGCCTGGGCAAGGTTCCCAACCTGGGGGCCGCCGCCGTGGATGAACAAGGCGTCCCGGTGTTGATCCTGGACGTGGACGATTTACTGCGCTCGGCGGAACGGCTGGCGGGCCAGGCCCAGCGCCCGCGCCGCCAAGGGACCAGAACCCAGCCGCGCCGGACCCGGCGGGTCTTGGTGGTGGACGATTCCCTCACCGTGCGGGAATTGGAACGGAAGCTATTGGAAAATCGCGGCTACGGAGTGGAGGTGGCGGTGGACGGGATGGAAGGCTGGAACGCGCTGGGCCTTGCGGATTACGACCTGGTGGTCAGCGATGTGGATATGCCGCGCATGAACGGCATCGACCTGGTGCGGAAGATCAAATCCCATCCACGCTTCGCCGCCCTGCCGGTGATCATCGTGTCCTACAAGGACCGGCCCGAGGACCGCCTGCGCGGCATGGAGGCGGGAGCCGATTATTACCTGACCAAGAGCAGTTTCCACGATTCCAGCCTGATCGACGCCGTACACGACCTCATCGGCGCGGCGGACGCCCCATGAAGATCGCCATCGCCTACGCCGGACCCGACACGCTGGCTTTGCGGCAACTGCTGGCCGCGACGCCGGGCTTGGAATTCTACTGGTCCAGCACCCAGGGCCGGGAAACGGCGGGGCTGTGCCTGGAATACCCGCCCGACTTGCTGCTGATGGGGTTATCCCTCGCCGATATGGATTGCGCCCAGGCCACCCGCCTGATCCTGTCCACCCAGCCCTGTCCCATCCTGCTGATTTGCGCCGATCCCCAGGCCGATTACCCACGGGTGTACGAGGCCTTGGCCCTGGGCGCCATGGACGCCGCCAGCCTGCCCGGCCTGGGCGCGGCGGGCGGAGCGCTGGACGGCGGCGACTTGCTGAACCGTATCGATACCCTGGGCACCCTGTGCGGCCATGAACCGCCCTCGCGGCGGCGGCGTCCGGTTCCGCCCGCCGCCGCGCCCGTGGAACCCAAGCCACCGCCCATGATCGCCATCGGCGCTTCGACCGGCGGCCCCAAGGCGCTGGCAACCCTGCTCGAAGGCTTGCCTGCCGATTTCCCCGCCGCCATCGTCATCGTGCAACACCTCGACCCGCCGCTCGCCGCCGGGTTGGCAACGTTGCTGGATAGGCATTCGCCCTTGCCGGTCGCGGCCTTGTCGCAGAGGACGCGCCCGCAAGCGGGCCGGGTGTGGCTGGCGGCGGGAGCCGAGCATGTGGTCCTGGACGAGCGTTTCCACCTGGATTTCAGCGCCGAACCGCATGGGCTGGCCTGCCGCCCCTCGGTGGATGTGTTCTTCCACAGCCTCGCCCGCCATGCGGAAGCGCGGGGCTGCGGGGTATTGCTGACCGGGATGGGGCGGGACGGCGCGGCGGGACTCTTGGCCTTGCGCGGGGCGGGCTTCTACACCATCGCCCAGGACGAGGCCAGCAGCGTGGTGTTCGGAATGCCCAAGGCGGCCCTGGAATTGGACGGAACCTGCGCGGTGCTGCCGCTGGCGGAAATCGCGGGACGCTTGGTCGAACGGGTACACGCGCTCATGGCGGACCCTGCCCGTCCGGCGCTTTAGGCGCTATCATCCCCGCCGCCGAACCGACCCTAACGAAGCCCATGAATCCCGAATCCCCAAACCTGCCCGCCCACCACAGCGTAGTGCTGTTGATCGACGACCAGCGCATCATCTGCGAAGCGGTGAAGCGCATGTTGCTCACCGAGCCCGATATCGAATTCCACTACACCTGCGATCCCGGCCAAGCCCTGGCCCTGGCGCGGCAACTCTGTCCCACCCTGATCCTCCAGGACTTGGTGATGCCGGACACGGACGGGCTGGACCTGGTCCGGGCCTTCCGCGCCGACGCCGACACCGCCCAGGTGCCCTTGATCGTGCTATCCAGCAAGGAAGAGGCCGTGGTCAAGGCCGAGGCGTTCCGGGCCGGGGCCAACGATTATCTGGTGAAGCTGCCCGACCGCATCGAACTCATCGCCCGCATCCGCTACCACTGCAAGGCCTATATCGCCCTGCTGGAACGCAACGAAGCCTTCGCCGCCCTGGAAAAAAGCCAAAAAACCCTGGCCACCGAATTGGCCGAAGCCGCCGCCTATGTGCGCTCCCTGCTGCCGCCGCCCCTGGAGCGGCCGGGACTCGCCACCGCCTGGGAATTCCTGCCTTCGAGTTCGCTGGGCGGGGATGCCTTCGGCTATTTCGATATCGACGCCGAGCATTTCGCGGTGTTCCTGCTCGATGTCTGCGGCCATGGCGTCGGCTCGGCCCTGCTCTCGGTCAGCGCCATGAACGGGCTGATGGGCCAAAGCCTCGGGGCCGTGGATTTCCGCGAGCCCGCCGCCGTGCTGGCGGCGCTGAACGGCTTGTTCCCGATGGAGAAGCACAACAACCTGTATTTCACCCTGTGGTACGGCGTGGCGCACCGCCCCAGCCGGACCCTGCGCTATGCCAGCGCCGGCCATCCCCCGGCGGTGCTACTGGGCGGGGCGGAACCGGAGTTGCTGCGCTGCCGGGCCATGCCCATCGGCACGCTGGCGGAAGCCCGCTTCGCAACCAGCGCGGCCAAGCTGCCGCAACCAGCCCGGCTGTATCTGTTCAGCGATGGGCTATACGAAATCGACGCTCCCGACGGCGCGGCGGTGGAATTCGAGGATTTCGTGCGCGTCCTGGCCGAACCCGAAAGCCAGCCGGGACGCAAAATCGCCGAGGTGGTGGCGGCGATGCGGGCCTGGCAGGGGCGGGCGGATTTCGACGACGATGTTTCCTTGCTGGAAGTACGGATCGCGTAACCCGCTACATCGCCGCCCGCCGCGCCACACCGCTATGGTACGCCGCCTCCTCCACCTCGCGGGCCACGGCCTCCGCCACCCGCCTATCGAACACCGAGGGCACGATGT includes:
- a CDS encoding STAS domain-containing protein; its protein translation is MLNIATSQTGETLVIALEGRIDAASAKHLEQQCLDLIEGGASRLVFDLGQVVYISSAGLRVFLVAAKRLPPEGSLKLCALNSTLRDVFEISGFSTLFQILPGVGDAL
- a CDS encoding uracil-xanthine permease family protein, encoding MRKPDNIVYWTQDRPPPRLALMLALQQISFLAVYLVVSPLFGRVLDLDHEQSLQLISATLLGSGIGVALQAAKLWGIGSGLFCPVQATSSTFAALLVAKSSGGLGAVFGAVCMVGLFQMAFALLFARMRGVFTVQVAGVAVMLIGLGLGSNGMKLLLETGTDATPGPRDGLLFLLTLGTMILCNVWSSGFLRLVSAFLGLSAGFLGSWFSGAIPMEAWEKFIDAPLFYLPRPMNIGWQLDGGAVLPALLTGLFLALHGFGALVAAQRFNDADWKRPDPELLKQGIYAEGLTNIINSFLNGLPLTSSGGAVGLAAATGCTSRYLAFWLAGIMVGLAFMPKAILFWEILPEPVMGAALIFLASFTIMAGLQVIASRLLDNRKILTVGIALILGFSFDPLKSLFLNLVPESMRSLLFSGVGLGVLGAVLLSAIFRIGDHTCRRLVIDAHQGSLDEVVAFLERQGKSWGARAEVVRRAEYATWQAFEILTEHAVMSGGGDRPALIEMETIFNEYSFAVVLYYHGSLVPLSMHPPSHEDMLDDENDAVLRMAGYMLRRLADGVRVRGMEGHGHGDCELRLIFND
- a CDS encoding carbonic anhydrase, which encodes MQEFTDPALAKLFEGIQGFQQRFYRQEPDKMRGLVEYGQHPEVLLIACSDSRVDPALLTGAAPGELFVVRNVANLVPPYSLEGKYDGARSAIEYAVRDLKVKHIVVLGHAHCGGIKAFLSGFAGQPLPRDFIGGWVSIAMDACCNYVMKPLSGGEDSGGEEVRELDIGSLREHQHLVERAAIRGSLANLATYPWLKERIDAGELSLWGWWFDLETGDLWATDAANTTFLPVLD
- a CDS encoding ATP-binding protein, with product MPNTPNGSAAPAQLKLNLRPDTAELEPLALAVEAFGADRDWSPALIMQINLVLEEIIVNTIDYGYPDGRAGQIEVVLEADATAIHIQIEDDADAFDPFAEAPRPDIAAVLADRPIGGLGVHLVRHYMDVCAYRRAPGRNLISLVKRLPSPASAA
- a CDS encoding chemotaxis protein CheW, translated to MLLLLFKLGARRYALDAMAVAQVLPVPTLEPAPPGPHGLAGLLRYRGGLVPVLDLRQIAEGEPCAPALSSRVILVGGRDGLLGLLAEHVTDTAHLDAAHQLAAIARQSSPDWLDPTLYEDEEGLAQRVHWAALLTPELRALAGPEPDPP
- a CDS encoding CheR family methyltransferase is translated as MTPNDRACLRAWLEREFGLDADTLGPDAPDLALAARRAATGLDRDADYLRLWRRDPLERQAWLEQLLVGETWFFRERGAFGLLRQHAGALARTERPLRVLCLPCASGEEAWSIAITLRQAGLDADSARVVAMDASHAALDAARRGHYGLRALRGLDPRQWTEYLLPAAEGRFRVAESLRGMVDFVAGNALDAATLRQYAPFDLIFCRNMMIYMSVAGRVQLCRSLADCLAADGLLFLGHAETPPEPAAWVRHGDSGAFAWRKATTQPRSPDAARRNPGQPPVDPPPGFRSTPAGLHDTSPAPRIAPPNPPPPLLHTARSLANQGAYQDALRLLEQAVAQSPLDPDIHALLGILHDQQNQPERAALHFRRALYLAPGHTESLAHLALLQERRGQRAEAERLRQRLRQAVGP
- a CDS encoding chemotaxis protein CheW, which encodes MTHRLALAESQCWKRIGIHGDRSCEELEYCVHCRSCPVYHLAGRRLLDRPIPAEYREEWRRRLAEIPETPDPDSLGLMVFRVAGHWLALPSSCLDATLNPAPVRKIPHRGHRHFLGLVNAQGELQLCFTLEHLLDPHGAETTGNPAPTGTGRAFPRLLVIKVRGQRWAFPADEVLGIERQPRARLQPPPAHLRLAPDHPVTALCELEGLRVSLLDPERLAARFAEAVR
- a CDS encoding Hpt domain-containing protein, which encodes MSAPDAFLLELFREEMAAHTAALTEGLLTLERGAGATTEPLMRAAHSIKGAARVVDLLPAERIAHHMEDVFVALEERRLTLDAGAIDTLLQAVDWLLGLSLVDGGELPDWLDHHAEAAEAWSGRIAALLNPPETPAPPPDADPPQAANLAPEAEAPPPTAAPGPALPNPPHRPNHPTTAPRPTGPSR
- a CDS encoding hybrid sensor histidine kinase/response regulator, whose protein sequence is MTADTLSQLLGYAAEALLEAQRLEPLVRAGQNLKKLSQCLAGTLDSDPASAKHLLRELDNALDRQDAALREISSRGIHLAEQLHRTVLSSRMRPFADGVQGFPRLVRDLARQLGKQARLDLMGLGTRVDRDVLDKLDAPLNHLLRNALDHGLESPEEREAQGKPTEGRIVLEAHHRAGRLVVSVRDDGRGVDLAQLRARIVERGLVTQDMAARLSPAELYDFLFLPGLSTRDSVTEISGRGVGLDVVQTMVHGFGGSLKVGSEPGRGTRFELVLPATRSVSRVLRVDIAGEAFALPLARIDQALRLSSQQLYCLGGYYFFPGAGENIALVSARALLALDEAPLPEGELSLVLIGDGEQRYALEVDALRGECELVARPLDPRLGKVPNLGAAAVDEQGVPVLILDVDDLLRSAERLAGQAQRPRRQGTRTQPRRTRRVLVVDDSLTVRELERKLLENRGYGVEVAVDGMEGWNALGLADYDLVVSDVDMPRMNGIDLVRKIKSHPRFAALPVIIVSYKDRPEDRLRGMEAGADYYLTKSSFHDSSLIDAVHDLIGAADAP
- the cheB gene encoding chemotaxis-specific protein-glutamate methyltransferase CheB, with protein sequence MKIAIAYAGPDTLALRQLLAATPGLEFYWSSTQGRETAGLCLEYPPDLLLMGLSLADMDCAQATRLILSTQPCPILLICADPQADYPRVYEALALGAMDAASLPGLGAAGGALDGGDLLNRIDTLGTLCGHEPPSRRRRPVPPAAAPVEPKPPPMIAIGASTGGPKALATLLEGLPADFPAAIVIVQHLDPPLAAGLATLLDRHSPLPVAALSQRTRPQAGRVWLAAGAEHVVLDERFHLDFSAEPHGLACRPSVDVFFHSLARHAEARGCGVLLTGMGRDGAAGLLALRGAGFYTIAQDEASSVVFGMPKAALELDGTCAVLPLAEIAGRLVERVHALMADPARPAL
- a CDS encoding SpoIIE family protein phosphatase, with the protein product MNPESPNLPAHHSVVLLIDDQRIICEAVKRMLLTEPDIEFHYTCDPGQALALARQLCPTLILQDLVMPDTDGLDLVRAFRADADTAQVPLIVLSSKEEAVVKAEAFRAGANDYLVKLPDRIELIARIRYHCKAYIALLERNEAFAALEKSQKTLATELAEAAAYVRSLLPPPLERPGLATAWEFLPSSSLGGDAFGYFDIDAEHFAVFLLDVCGHGVGSALLSVSAMNGLMGQSLGAVDFREPAAVLAALNGLFPMEKHNNLYFTLWYGVAHRPSRTLRYASAGHPPAVLLGGAEPELLRCRAMPIGTLAEARFATSAAKLPQPARLYLFSDGLYEIDAPDGAAVEFEDFVRVLAEPESQPGRKIAEVVAAMRAWQGRADFDDDVSLLEVRIA